caGCAGGACGGGctcgataagtgacttgtagctCATGATCTTCTCTGGCCGAGAggggactttaattttcaattgcctactcattccaaaatagcatttattggcaagagtgattcttagCTGGATTGCAAGTATGACGTTGCTGCTTATGTTTATGCCtgctcccaaataaacgaagttttttattgtttcctcaatAACCATCAAATCCATCTTCTCCACTTCTTTTTGTAGTTTGGAGAGAGAAAACTTAATCCAGTAACTGCGCGCTCTTATCGGAGCAGTTAGGCTCTGCAGCTTGTATTATCACTCTATGTGAtacctcgtttagtttcaaacGGCTCGGAGATGTTCTTCCCAATTTGAACTTAACTCAATGTGTTGTTAAACATTATTTAGCACAGCCATTCAAGCttttcggggaaaccaaattcaggcaTAGCGGAATATAGGCAACTTCTTTCCGTAATGTCAAAGGCTGCCTTAAAATCGATGATGAGGTGATTGTGTCAGAAGATTTGACATCTTGGATTTTTATCCAAGACTGGGCGATTTGGGAAAATCTGGTCTTGTTTCGCACTTACAAAAGTCTATGAGCTGTTTCACGATAGGCTTCAATCATTCAAAATATATGCTTAACAGGACCTTATATTTGTTACAAAGACGGCTGATTCTGCGATAATTGGCGCAATTTGCAGGACCCCCTTACTGTGgtctgggcaaagaacactttgaTTTCAATCGTTGAACATGCGCTCAACGGACCATATTTTggaaagaagctgatgcatgtgcCCTACAAATTCTTCGCCTTTGCAATTAAGTAGCTCTGTCGACAATCCATCAGAACCCGCagccttgtttttatactcagctgagcagagctcacagagtatattaactttgttcgcataactgcaatgtctaacggcataaactaatcgagatatagacttctatatatcaaaatgatctgggcgaaaaaagaaatttatttagccatgtccgtccgtccatccgtccgcccgtaaacacgacaactagagtaaattttgaggtatctttatgaaatttggtatgtgggttcctgggcactcatctcagatcgttatttaaaatgaacgaaatcggactataaccacgccaactttcgatatcgaaaatttcgaaaaatccaaaaagtgcgataattcattaccaaagacggaaaaagcgatgaaacttggtaggtgggttgaccttatgacgtagaatggaaaattagtaaagttttggacaatgggcatggcaccgcccacttttgaaataaggtaatttgaaagttttgcaagccgtaatatgacagtcgttgaagataacatgatgaaatttggcaggaaagttactactattaccatatatgtgctaaataaaaattagctaaatctgATGAAGaagacgcccacttaaaaaaaaacaaaaatttaaagtaaaattttaacaaaaaattgattatctttacaATAAGTAAATTAgatcaatattcaactccagtaattaaatggtgcaacaaaataccaaaataaaagaaaatttaaaaatgggcgcggctccgccctttttcatttcatttgtctagaatacgtttaatgccacaagtcgaacacaaattaaccaatccctctgaaatttggtaggagcatagattctatgacgataattgttttctgcgaaaatgggcgaaatcggttgaagccgcgctcagtttttatacacagtcgaccgtgtgtctttcctctcggcccttaacacgataacttgagcaaaaatcgatatatctttactaaacttagttcacgtacttatctgaactcactttatcttggcacaaaaaatggccgaaatccgactatgaccacgcccactttttcgatatcgaaaattacgaaaaatgaaaaaaattccataattctataccaaatatgaaaaaagggatgaaacatggtaattggattggtttattgacgcaaaatacaactttagaaaaaactttgtaaaatgggtgtaacacttccatattaagtagaataaaatgaaaaagttctgcagggcgaaatcaaaagcccttggaatcttgacaggaatgctcttcgtggtattacatatataaataaattagcggtacccggcagatgatgttctgggtcaccctggtccacattttggtcgatatctcgaaaacgccttcacatgtataactaaggatcactcccttttaaaaccctcattaatacctttcatttgattcccatatcgtaaaagcacattctagatttaccgctgttccacctttatggcgatatcccgaaatggcgtccacctatagaactatgacccactcccttttaaaatactctttaataccttccatttgataccaatgtcatacaaacacattccagggttaccctaggttcattttcctacatggtgattttcccttattttgcttccaaagctctcagctgagtatgtaatgttcggttacacccgaacttagccttccttacttgtttaatctgGGTATTGTTATTTTAACTTCGTCATATTCGGTTGGGCTAAAATTTATCTAACTCATCGAGTTCGGGAGCGGTTTCATCATTTTTCCTGGGTTAGGCTGAACTGGCGGGAcgataaagacctcacatagattgaatgtgtccatagtgctaccagaatttgtttgacgaccaaacggaagaaccccaatgaGGTGCCAGGATATATgtgaataactccgtcctcttgtcaaatactagcagttttctaggacccagatTAATCACTGCCTCCAAATCTAtgaactctgccgcccctaataactggagccatgacctggcgagcgcagggcacgaccacagaacgtgctcagccgTTTCTTCCTTCAGCACAtacttcctgcacttgctgttatTTACGAGGatttacttataagcatgtgacgccttCTCCAGTCACTATGCCTAGCGTGAAtattaagtcttctctcttcagagatatgggccactttgtgagtctagtATCTTGGGCTTTGCACATGTtcttagacattttgcagcccCCCCCCCCGCTTATGTCCACGCCTTttttgcttgatggatcatatgtaactcctgtctccttttgatttctgccAAACGGATTGGGTCGTCTATCATCGACTCCTTTACCAACTCATCgcccttttcgttaccttctacccGTTTacgaccgggaacccagtaaagatgtatggtccggcctgatcgaagttttttcaatgcttctttgcattccagaacagtTATTGATGaaatactgtgtgagattattgccttaatcgcagccagACTATCAATATTTATATTGACGCGAcggcagcttaagcacgctttctcCAGAATTTCTTCCGCTTTCTACagtgctataatttccgcctgaaaaatgctgcagtaatctggcagcctgatctacttatttctgagtCAGTACAGTAAACAGCAtacccaaccccttccattaatttgcgccatccgtatacacgtgtatagcatgttctaTTTCTGCCCTccctcaattgtggccccaatatctctttcgaagctcaggcacgggaccatacattccgtttgcccgatattagatggtgcTAGACTGCTGTGGCCATAAGACCTTCATtcaagctgcccgaggccttaagccttgttggcgttgctaacgcgatgttgtCGGCCGTTAAGTCTGCAGGCGGAATATGTAAAATTGCATGCAATGTTGCTCTCGGGTTGTTTTTAAAGCTctcgttatgctaatcattgatactctgcataccctctcaagttttttggtatacgtacttttttgtgtggctgtccactaaacaagaactccatagtaaggTATGGGTttaacaattgccgtaaatacccaatgagagagtttgggtgagaGGCTAcccgtgcatcctagcatcctcttgcatgcatacattGCCGCGGAGGCTTTTTTCGCTCTCTCTTCCGGATGGAGTTTCCACGTCAATTtatatctagtataactcctagatactttgtgctatatttttcttgcagggttACCTCACTAAAcctaggcttagtccaattagaaACCTTAcacttcctagtaaataatactagatcggtttttATCGCGTTGGCGGCTAACCCGACTCCAGGTGTCTAGgcatgtacactcagagaaaaacgccgttctaaaatccagcaccaccggactcaactcaagcttttcatgttcttacttttttgttcttgaaaaacgaacgacctgttcttaaaacaacaaccttgttcttgaactgacaccattttcttgaaaaaagaacggccggtcttaaaatatgaacaaatgttctattaatgagaacgatgttcttaaatcaagcccaagaaaaaaaaaaacggtacaattcgtgtgcactacaatgttaaatacaccatttggcaccagctatgaagcggttgtagtggcccagcggctatgatgttgcgcttgcgatcgtgttgtgcgagttcgatcaccgccaaactctgaattttttaaaacaatttttttttgttctatttttttaactcttatttttcgttcagttccattcacatatccacagctaattctcaaacttgttatgaattgttttaagtatatatgcagattacatctttaaataagaataatttctcaataagagaaaggtatgagaaaatgcttattatgcattttttcttaaacttatgaattttaataacaatttttttgttgcaaatattctttatttatgacaaaaatattattattaataaaaattaaataaatatatttaaaaaaatactttccctcccaacaaagatcaagcacgaaccgttcttaaattgagaccgaaaaatgttaaatcggccccaaatcgttcccgaagcgtgagaacgaaaaatccaaatcaagcccaagtagtgcttgaaatgagcacagaaggttcacacatcaataccaaagtggtcataaaatacgaacggtgtgcttggaaaaactgttcttaaaacaagcccatcggtcacaagttaagaaaaaacgtacttaacagacttttgtcaacgaatgttcttaattttgaacttgtttcgttcgttttagaacgattttttcacTGAGTGTACATCCCGAAGGCCCTAATTCATCAGATTGGTTTTTTCCACGTTGCCGGTTAACCCGGCTCCAGGttcccaggcatgtacatcccaaaGGGCTTGATCcgtcagagagctgattgttgctAGGCATCTGCCACTTATGACGACTGAAATGTCTTCTGCTTACATCGTGAATTTGAATAGTTCCGTATAGAACGGCATAGTCGGCTGGTTGAAGACCAGTGTCCATAGCGTTTGTAATAATACCCCACGCTATTCCTCTGTTACATGCACCCCATTGCGACGTCATTCTGCAGCTCAACATGGAGCCAATCCAAATTATAAAGGCCGGATGTACTTTAATCtagttgagactgtccatgattgctcaTTGGAGACGTTGTTGAAAGACCCAGCAATGTCCAAAAAAATACCTAGGACTCTCTTTATTCATGACCACCATATGCAATACCTTCCTTTGGTGAAGGCATGTTGTGCTGAGGAGAAAAATCCTGCATTCTCTCTAGGTTTTAATTTGATAAAAGATATCAAACCAATAGGGTACATATCACTAGTTCTTCACGCTTTTGGTATGAAGACTACTCTAACCGTTTTCCGAAGCTGCGGGACGTGGTTAAGTTGTATGTAActctcaaaggttggaaaaaGTTCCCGCTGTGGAAGTTTGTGTTAAGTATTTATTCTGTATTTCCCTCAGATAAGACTCTTCCCAGTCTCGCCGTTTCGCTGTAGCATTCTATTTCGGCTATGCCGTGAAGCCGCagaattaaacattttaaaaatcgCCCCATTTTACAGATTGCTACAACGCCCTAATACAAGCGTCTAAGCGACTTTATGAATCCGAGGCACAACAAATGATTGTAGAATTTAAAGAAGAGCTCAACGCCCGCAAGGAGATCGAGGATGGTTTTCGCCTCAATTGTGAAAATATCATGCACGCAACGAATTTACTAGTGGAACATCAAATGTTAACTGACTATAATATGTATGTTGAGAAGCAAGATTACCAAGTGAATACTGAAATTGAGAAACGATTTCAAGTACGAGATGCAGTTACCGCAAAAATGAAAGCTCTCCATCAACAACTCGATAATTTCATAGGTTCACTTGTGAACACATCTCTGGACGCTAAGAAATATGAACATATACATGCTCTTATGGATCGACAACGTAATTTTGTTTACGAAACACGTAAGCTAAATGATATTGAATACCGTTTGACGCGCAACTATGGCGAATTGCAGCGTGAGTTAGTACACATTGAATTGGATGCACAGCGACGCTTTGCCGACTTACgactggaatatgaattttttATGCAGGTGCGCAAAGGAATCGAACGCACCATTTCGCATGATAAGCACGTGGTATTTCAAAAACTACAGACACTATCTGGAGAGTGCTATGGCATGCTGAAGGTTTGTTAAATTCAATTTTTGGAAATTTGTTTATTAAGTCCCGGTGTTTCAGTATTTAGCTAAGCTTAAACTGAGTTTGCTTAAActgtagtcaaatttaaactccagttaaacgactgagcagtttttcagtcacagtttaaggccgcctttgggttATGCTTTTtttgcggcaacattggttttttattatctagataatttgtagatacgacaacagctggattttctttacccaacaaacatggaaacaaattttttccagcaagatatatgtatatctagttccgaaagtgatatccaacatcattatttaattattctaaaaccagatagttctcgagttgatatctaacttcattctccaatcactaccaacctttgagaaattttgtaaaattaagagttttcgagttgatctccaacgtcattaatattttccaattattatccaccATTccagagattttgagaaatgttaaGTTCTCAAATTAATACTCAACACATTTCTCCACACTGGATATCGAGtggaggtgaagttgaaaaaaaatctccaagttgataccaccaaagccaacagctgtttattgtcacacacctgattgatagcagtaatgaagcgtaatttatcaaaaataaattatatatattttatattattttcgtgaaaatactgtagtattggaatcttacaaaGAACGACAAGTTGGGAATTATcctttttcaacttaagtaatagcatttttcgctttataaaaactTTCCTCTTTTGCCgagtacactatgattctcaagttgtgCTACTGTTTCGTAAAAACTCTTGAGAGTGTATAGGTATGCTAGTtttcaacatgagctctaatggtatttaagcccaaatgcttgttgggcatattcgatgccatttcgaacgaacgcaaatcaccgataggttaactagaccatgccagatcggccgctaagcgcagcttaaacttcagttaaagtagactgaaaactgcagaataagtttaagcgtggtttaactgacaaactgagttgagctTGTAGTGAAAAACCGGACCTAAGTTGATGATTAATGTTTTCAAATAGGACTATCAAAAGCTATTGAAATATGGTGAATTATTACTTTCACTCTCTGTGATGTGCCGTAAATTACAAACAGAATCGGAAAAGATTATTGCGCCGAAAGAAAAGCATAAAACATCTGAGAACGAAACGGCATTATGCTTAGAATCATTGAATCTGGAGGATCATGTGGATGTGTCTGAAGcggtaaatacatatgtataataatgaaagtttttttttatatgaacacTACATTTCATCATGTGTATGAGCATTATGTAGCTTTACACTCTTTTTCAATACTAAATGGTAGTGCCTGAGCTATGA
The Eurosta solidaginis isolate ZX-2024a chromosome 5, ASM4086904v1, whole genome shotgun sequence DNA segment above includes these coding regions:
- the LOC137254393 gene encoding dynein regulatory complex subunit 2 — encoded protein: MSVGISRPPFTKLDDDYLVNIELEQQPPPEPVKKKKKLTKAEKKALRLKRQIEFKKLEITEHLKRELELSKQSARRGKEDWEEICREIKIKELRTEVLEWEEKTQRIMEQKDEKIKTFLADMDTTQEMHRRNFERHLQVLDFATNCYNALIQASKRLYESEAQQMIVEFKEELNARKEIEDGFRLNCENIMHATNLLVEHQMLTDYNMYVEKQDYQVNTEIEKRFQVRDAVTAKMKALHQQLDNFIGSLVNTSLDAKKYEHIHALMDRQRNFVYETRKLNDIEYRLTRNYGELQRELVHIELDAQRRFADLRLEYEFFMQVRKGIERTISHDKHVVFQKLQTLSGECYGMLKDYQKLLKYGELLLSLSVMCRKLQTESEKIIAPKEKHKTSENETALCLESLNLEDHVDVSEAELIKQMELMKYFWHRQALASTQNLLLAREKNELLEENQKYKDFIKLMSKRENIEDMLKTLTVTPLLPEEPPNCL